From the Syntrophorhabdaceae bacterium genome, one window contains:
- the queA gene encoding tRNA preQ1(34) S-adenosylmethionine ribosyltransferase-isomerase QueA, whose protein sequence is MRIEEFDYSLPKEMIAQYPPEDRTRSRLLVFERKHRTMEHRRFSDIIEYLREGDLLVLNNSKVFPARLVGKKQTGGMVEILLVEKTDRDRWLCLAKNVKNGADGLEISIGSHRATLQRQEEAFAVTFLYDGDSDDIVMEYGKMPLPPYIKRNNGNGAYSALDIKRYQTIYAEIKGSIAAPTAGFHFSEELMRTIESKGVEVVKITLHIGTGTFSLMKSHTVEAHRMHREYYDVDETARESIRSAREAGRRVVACGTSAVRTLETVFSGNEHVPLRGSTELFIYPGYRFRMVDALITNFHLPRSTPLALASAFAGRDELLGCYDEAIAQGYRFYSYGDAMLIL, encoded by the coding sequence ATGCGTATAGAAGAATTCGACTATTCTTTGCCCAAAGAGATGATAGCGCAGTATCCGCCTGAGGACAGGACCCGTTCACGCCTGCTCGTTTTTGAGAGGAAACATAGGACCATGGAGCACAGGCGCTTCAGCGACATCATAGAGTATCTACGCGAAGGCGACCTTCTGGTTCTCAACAACAGCAAGGTATTTCCTGCGAGGCTCGTGGGGAAAAAACAGACGGGTGGTATGGTGGAGATTCTCCTCGTAGAGAAGACGGACCGCGACAGGTGGCTCTGCCTCGCGAAGAATGTGAAGAACGGGGCCGATGGTCTCGAAATCTCTATAGGGTCGCACCGGGCCACTCTTCAGAGACAGGAAGAGGCCTTTGCCGTCACCTTTCTCTATGACGGCGACAGCGACGATATCGTCATGGAATACGGGAAGATGCCACTACCTCCCTATATCAAAAGAAATAACGGAAACGGCGCGTATAGCGCGCTTGATATTAAGCGGTATCAGACTATCTATGCGGAAATAAAGGGTTCAATTGCGGCCCCTACCGCCGGTTTCCATTTCTCCGAAGAGCTCATGCGCACAATTGAGAGCAAGGGCGTAGAGGTCGTCAAGATTACGCTTCATATCGGTACAGGTACTTTTTCTCTCATGAAGAGCCATACGGTGGAGGCCCACAGGATGCATCGGGAGTACTATGATGTGGATGAAACCGCAAGAGAATCTATAAGAAGCGCCAGGGAAGCGGGAAGACGAGTGGTCGCCTGCGGCACGAGTGCGGTGAGGACACTGGAGACGGTTTTTTCCGGGAACGAACATGTGCCGCTTCGGGGCAGTACTGAGCTTTTTATCTATCCAGGTTACCGTTTCAGGATGGTCGACGCCCTTATTACGAATTTTCATTTGCCCAGATCCACGCCTCTTGCGCTCGCCAGTGCTTTTGCCGGACGCGACGAACTGTTAGGATGCTACGACGAAGCCATAGCACAGGGTTATCGATTCTATAGCTACGGCGACGCGATGTTGATACTATGA